A part of Sparus aurata chromosome 19, fSpaAur1.1, whole genome shotgun sequence genomic DNA contains:
- the LOC115570444 gene encoding cytochrome P450 2F2-like isoform X1 yields the protein MFVSFILLWTCGLFLILFIKCQRPKNFPPGPAPLPILGNLLNLSLDNPMKDFDRLWKSYGNVYSLFLGPKPAVVINGVQAMKEAMVTKAADFAGRPQDIFVSDLTQRGMVLADYGASWREHRRFALMTLRNFGLGKQSMEQRILGEIQYTMETLEKSIGATLGPQVLFHNAASNIICQVLFGTRYDYDDSFIQVVVQCFKENSKIANGPWAMLYDSIPMIRNLPLPFMKAFKNIETCKKLVTRLIAEHKDTRVPGQPRDFLDCYLDELDKRGDGGSSFCEDRLTMFVLDLHFAGTDTTSNTLLTGFLYLMTHPDIQERCQQEIDRVLAKRDHASYDDRRNMPYMQAVIHEVQRVANTVPLSVYHCTTSDTQLMGYSLPRGTLIIQNLNSVLNEEGQWKSPREFNPDNFLNDQGEFVKPEAFMPFSAGPRMCLGEGLARMELFLITVTLLRRFKFIWPEDAGRPDYTPVYGVTLSPKPYCMKVQLRAKQSPIFSET from the exons atgtttgtttctttcatccTACTATGGACCTGTGGTCTCTTCCTTATCCTTTTTATCAAATGTCAGCGACCCAAGAACTTTCCTCCAGGACCAGCCCCACTACCCATACTGGGGAACCTGCTGAACCTCAGCCTGGACAACCCCATGAAAGACTTTGACAGG CTGTGGAAGTCCTACGGAAACGTCTACAGTCTCTTCCTCGGACCCAAACCAGCCGTGGTCATTAATGGCGTGCAGGCCATGAAGGAGGCCATGGTGACCAAGGCTGCAGACTTTGCTGGACGACCTCAAGACATTTTTGTCAGTGACCTCACCCAGAGAG GAATGGTTCTGGCAGACTATGGCGCAAGCTGGAGGGAGCACCGTCGCTTTGCTCTGATGACCTTGAGGAATTTTGGTCTGGGAAAGCAGTCCATGGAGCAGAGGATTCTGGGAGAGATACAGTACACAATGGAAACGCTGGAAAAGAGCATTG GTGCAACCCTGGGTCCTCAAGTGCTGTTTCACAACGCCGCCTCTAACATCATCTGCCAGGTTCTGTTTGGCACGCGTTACGACTACGACGACAGCTTCATCCAGGTGGTGGTTCAGTGCTTTAAAGAAAATTCCAAGATAGCTAATGGACCCTGGGCTATG CTGTATGACTCTATTCCCATGATTCGAAACCTGCCGCTTCCTTTCATGAAGGCGTTTAAGAACATTGAG ACTTGTAAGAAGCTTGTAACTCGTCTGATCGCTGAGCACAAAGACACCAGGGTCCCCGGGCAGCCGCGAGACTTCCTCGACTGCTATCTGGATGAACTGGATAAG AGAGGCGATGGTGGCTCTTCTTTTTGTGAAGATCGGCTCACCATGTTTGTTCTGGATCTCCACTTTGCCGGGACCGACACCACATCCAACACCCTGCTCACTGGGTTCCTTTACCTCATGACCCACCCAGATATCCAAG AGCGATGTCAGCAGGAGATCGACCGGGTGTTGGCAAAGAGGGATCATGCCAGTTACGATGACAGACGCAACATGCCTTACATGCAG GCTGTGATCCATGAAGTCCAAAGGGTAGCCAACACTGTCCCTCTCAGTGTCTACCACTGTACAACAAGTGACACACAGCTCATGGGATACTCCTTGCCCAGG GGCACACTGATCATCCAAAATCTGAACTCGGTGCTGAACGAGGAGGGACAGTGGAAATCCCCTCGTGAGTTCAACCCTGACAACTTCCTCAACGACCAGGGAGAGTTCGTTAAACCAGAAGCGTTCATGCCTTTCTCTGCGG GTCCCCGTATGTGCCTCGGAGAGGGTCTGGCTCGTATGGAGCTCTTCCTCATCACGGTGACTCTGCTGAGGAGGTTCAAGTTCATCTGGCCCGAGGATGCGGGACGGCCGGACTACACCCCCGTCTATGGGGTCACGCTGTCCCCTAAGCCTTACTGCATGAAGGTCCAACTCAGGGCCAAACAGTCACCAATCTTCAGTGAGACATGA
- the LOC115570444 gene encoding cytochrome P450 2D10-like isoform X3: protein MFVSFILLWTCGLFLILFIKCQRPKNFPPGPAPLPILGNLLNLSLDNPMKDFDRLWKSYGNVYSLFLGPKPAVVINGVQAMKEAMVTKAADFAGRPQDIFVSDLTQRGMVLADYGASWREHRRFALMTLRNFGLGKQSMEQRILGEIQYTMETLEKSIGATLGPQVLFHNAASNIICQVLFGTRYDYDDSFIQVVVQCFKENSKIANGPWAMLYDSIPMIRNLPLPFMKAFKNIERGDGGSSFCEDRLTMFVLDLHFAGTDTTSNTLLTGFLYLMTHPDIQERCQQEIDRVLAKRDHASYDDRRNMPYMQAVIHEVQRVANTVPLSVYHCTTSDTQLMGYSLPRGTLIIQNLNSVLNEEGQWKSPREFNPDNFLNDQGEFVKPEAFMPFSAGPRMCLGEGLARMELFLITVTLLRRFKFIWPEDAGRPDYTPVYGVTLSPKPYCMKVQLRAKQSPIFSET, encoded by the exons atgtttgtttctttcatccTACTATGGACCTGTGGTCTCTTCCTTATCCTTTTTATCAAATGTCAGCGACCCAAGAACTTTCCTCCAGGACCAGCCCCACTACCCATACTGGGGAACCTGCTGAACCTCAGCCTGGACAACCCCATGAAAGACTTTGACAGG CTGTGGAAGTCCTACGGAAACGTCTACAGTCTCTTCCTCGGACCCAAACCAGCCGTGGTCATTAATGGCGTGCAGGCCATGAAGGAGGCCATGGTGACCAAGGCTGCAGACTTTGCTGGACGACCTCAAGACATTTTTGTCAGTGACCTCACCCAGAGAG GAATGGTTCTGGCAGACTATGGCGCAAGCTGGAGGGAGCACCGTCGCTTTGCTCTGATGACCTTGAGGAATTTTGGTCTGGGAAAGCAGTCCATGGAGCAGAGGATTCTGGGAGAGATACAGTACACAATGGAAACGCTGGAAAAGAGCATTG GTGCAACCCTGGGTCCTCAAGTGCTGTTTCACAACGCCGCCTCTAACATCATCTGCCAGGTTCTGTTTGGCACGCGTTACGACTACGACGACAGCTTCATCCAGGTGGTGGTTCAGTGCTTTAAAGAAAATTCCAAGATAGCTAATGGACCCTGGGCTATG CTGTATGACTCTATTCCCATGATTCGAAACCTGCCGCTTCCTTTCATGAAGGCGTTTAAGAACATTGAG AGAGGCGATGGTGGCTCTTCTTTTTGTGAAGATCGGCTCACCATGTTTGTTCTGGATCTCCACTTTGCCGGGACCGACACCACATCCAACACCCTGCTCACTGGGTTCCTTTACCTCATGACCCACCCAGATATCCAAG AGCGATGTCAGCAGGAGATCGACCGGGTGTTGGCAAAGAGGGATCATGCCAGTTACGATGACAGACGCAACATGCCTTACATGCAG GCTGTGATCCATGAAGTCCAAAGGGTAGCCAACACTGTCCCTCTCAGTGTCTACCACTGTACAACAAGTGACACACAGCTCATGGGATACTCCTTGCCCAGG GGCACACTGATCATCCAAAATCTGAACTCGGTGCTGAACGAGGAGGGACAGTGGAAATCCCCTCGTGAGTTCAACCCTGACAACTTCCTCAACGACCAGGGAGAGTTCGTTAAACCAGAAGCGTTCATGCCTTTCTCTGCGG GTCCCCGTATGTGCCTCGGAGAGGGTCTGGCTCGTATGGAGCTCTTCCTCATCACGGTGACTCTGCTGAGGAGGTTCAAGTTCATCTGGCCCGAGGATGCGGGACGGCCGGACTACACCCCCGTCTATGGGGTCACGCTGTCCCCTAAGCCTTACTGCATGAAGGTCCAACTCAGGGCCAAACAGTCACCAATCTTCAGTGAGACATGA
- the LOC115570444 gene encoding cytochrome P450 2D3-like isoform X2: MFVSFILLWTCGLFLILFIKCQRPKNFPPGPAPLPILGNLLNLSLDNPMKDFDRLWKSYGNVYSLFLGPKPAVVINGVQAMKEAMVTKAADFAGRPQDIFVSDLTQRGMVLADYGASWREHRRFALMTLRNFGLGKQSMEQRILGEIQYTMETLEKSIGATLGPQVLFHNAASNIICQVLFGTRYDYDDSFIQVVVQCFKENSKIANGPWAMTCKKLVTRLIAEHKDTRVPGQPRDFLDCYLDELDKRGDGGSSFCEDRLTMFVLDLHFAGTDTTSNTLLTGFLYLMTHPDIQERCQQEIDRVLAKRDHASYDDRRNMPYMQAVIHEVQRVANTVPLSVYHCTTSDTQLMGYSLPRGTLIIQNLNSVLNEEGQWKSPREFNPDNFLNDQGEFVKPEAFMPFSAGPRMCLGEGLARMELFLITVTLLRRFKFIWPEDAGRPDYTPVYGVTLSPKPYCMKVQLRAKQSPIFSET, from the exons atgtttgtttctttcatccTACTATGGACCTGTGGTCTCTTCCTTATCCTTTTTATCAAATGTCAGCGACCCAAGAACTTTCCTCCAGGACCAGCCCCACTACCCATACTGGGGAACCTGCTGAACCTCAGCCTGGACAACCCCATGAAAGACTTTGACAGG CTGTGGAAGTCCTACGGAAACGTCTACAGTCTCTTCCTCGGACCCAAACCAGCCGTGGTCATTAATGGCGTGCAGGCCATGAAGGAGGCCATGGTGACCAAGGCTGCAGACTTTGCTGGACGACCTCAAGACATTTTTGTCAGTGACCTCACCCAGAGAG GAATGGTTCTGGCAGACTATGGCGCAAGCTGGAGGGAGCACCGTCGCTTTGCTCTGATGACCTTGAGGAATTTTGGTCTGGGAAAGCAGTCCATGGAGCAGAGGATTCTGGGAGAGATACAGTACACAATGGAAACGCTGGAAAAGAGCATTG GTGCAACCCTGGGTCCTCAAGTGCTGTTTCACAACGCCGCCTCTAACATCATCTGCCAGGTTCTGTTTGGCACGCGTTACGACTACGACGACAGCTTCATCCAGGTGGTGGTTCAGTGCTTTAAAGAAAATTCCAAGATAGCTAATGGACCCTGGGCTATG ACTTGTAAGAAGCTTGTAACTCGTCTGATCGCTGAGCACAAAGACACCAGGGTCCCCGGGCAGCCGCGAGACTTCCTCGACTGCTATCTGGATGAACTGGATAAG AGAGGCGATGGTGGCTCTTCTTTTTGTGAAGATCGGCTCACCATGTTTGTTCTGGATCTCCACTTTGCCGGGACCGACACCACATCCAACACCCTGCTCACTGGGTTCCTTTACCTCATGACCCACCCAGATATCCAAG AGCGATGTCAGCAGGAGATCGACCGGGTGTTGGCAAAGAGGGATCATGCCAGTTACGATGACAGACGCAACATGCCTTACATGCAG GCTGTGATCCATGAAGTCCAAAGGGTAGCCAACACTGTCCCTCTCAGTGTCTACCACTGTACAACAAGTGACACACAGCTCATGGGATACTCCTTGCCCAGG GGCACACTGATCATCCAAAATCTGAACTCGGTGCTGAACGAGGAGGGACAGTGGAAATCCCCTCGTGAGTTCAACCCTGACAACTTCCTCAACGACCAGGGAGAGTTCGTTAAACCAGAAGCGTTCATGCCTTTCTCTGCGG GTCCCCGTATGTGCCTCGGAGAGGGTCTGGCTCGTATGGAGCTCTTCCTCATCACGGTGACTCTGCTGAGGAGGTTCAAGTTCATCTGGCCCGAGGATGCGGGACGGCCGGACTACACCCCCGTCTATGGGGTCACGCTGTCCCCTAAGCCTTACTGCATGAAGGTCCAACTCAGGGCCAAACAGTCACCAATCTTCAGTGAGACATGA
- the gjd4 gene encoding gap junction delta-4 protein, whose amino-acid sequence MAGSASEVIFISVNHSITLMGKVWLIVMVFLRILILLFAGYPLYQDEQERFVCNTIQPGCANVCFDLFSPVSLFRFWLVQLVTLCLPYVIFIIYVVHKVSNGLTAEPSSSGHVKASPLFNLHQEPFCKTSVNKMVAERGWARCFTGAYILHLMFRTLLEAGFGAANYYLFGFYVPRRFLCQHSPCTTQVDCYISRPTEKTVMLNFMLGVAALSLFLNVVDFVCAIKRSVMQKSRKKMIVEKIYEEEQCFHSVGGTTRAIEPSPSLVQQDLEVGVGPTGSFRKRQSSKGSCGGGLLASGQDPASPEHSSLPCSPGAPGCNTNGNNGYSVPQEEVLERNGSEVALCPPEPMGTPKSIRVSKRSRLKPPPPPRRDLGSSPGGSAAPIGEVSTATAICTRRVGQYTLVELASNAELQTNDDGQEKRSEWV is encoded by the exons ATGGCGGGAAGCGCTTCCGAGGTCATCTTTATCTCTGTCAATCACAGCATCACTTTGATGG GGAAGGTGTGGCTCATTGTGATGGTCTTCCTCCgtatcctcatcctcctctttgCTGGTTATCCTCTCTACCAGGACGAGCAGGAGCGATTTGTGTGTAACACCATTCAACCCGGCTGTGCCAACGTTTGCTTCGATCTTTTCTCCCCCGTCTCTCTTTTCCGCTTCTGGCTGGTGCAGCTCGTCACCTTGTGCCTCCCCTACGTCATCTTTATCATCTACGTGGTCCACAAGGTCTCGAATGGCCTCACCGCGGAACCCAGCTCGTCGGGTCACGTCAAAGCCTCGCCGCTGTTCAACCTCCACCAGGAGCCGTTCTGCAAAACATCCGTAAACAAGATGGTGGCTGAGAGAGGGTGGGCCCGGTGCTTCACAGGAGCCTACATCCTCCATCTGATGTTCAGAACCTTGCTGGAGGCAGGGTTCGGGGCAGCTAACTACTATCTTTTTGGTTTCTACGTCCCCAGGAGGTTCCTGTGCCAGCATTCACCATGCACAACCCAGGTGGACTGCTACATCTCCAGGCCCACTGAGAAGACTGTGATGCTCAACTTCATGCTCGGTGTGGCTGCTCTGTCCCTTTTCCTAAATGTGGTGGACTTTGTCTGCGCCATCAAGCGCTCTGTGATGCAGAAGAGCAGGAAGAAAATGATAGTGGAGAAGATTTATGAAGAAGAGCAGTGCTTCCATTCAGTTGGAGGCACCACCAGAGCCATAGAGCCAAGCCCTTCCCTGGTCCAGCAGGATCTGGAGGTGGGGGTCGGCCCGACAGGGAGTTTCCGGAAGAGACAAAGCAGCAAGGGCTCTTGTGGAGGGGGATTGCTTGCCTCAGGCCAGGATCCAGCCTCCCCAGAGCACTCCTCTCTGCCATGCTCCCCAGGAGCTCCAGGGTGCAACACCAACGGGAACAATGGCTACTCTGTACCGCAAGAGGAGGTTCTGGAGAGGAATGGCAGTGAGGTTGCTCTCTGCCCCCCAGAGCCAATGGGGACACCAAAATCCATTCGTGTCAGCAAACGCAGTCGTCTCAAACCGCCACCTCCACCGAGACGGGACCTTGGCTCATCTCCCGGTGGGTCAGCAGCGCCCATTGGGGAAGTTTCCACAGCAACAGCAATCTGTACGAGGAGGGTTGGTCAGTATACGCTGGTTGAGCTGGCAAGCAATGCAGAGCTACAGACCAATGATGATGGGCAAGAGAAAAGATCAGAGTGGGTATGA